A genomic segment from Parolsenella catena encodes:
- a CDS encoding DUF3427 domain-containing protein, with the protein MSATPERNDNVDVFALFNHVVPFEIRLNDAIGNHLVTPFHYFGVTTGDETGDNVAADPNALAERIAEQSDKYGFSGPRLKCLVFCSRIDEAQAVAERLCALGRKALCLSGASTDEERERAISRLERDEDSDDALEFIVTVDIFNEGVDIPTVNQVILARPTDSAIVFVQQLGRGLRIDEQKEFVTVIDFVGNYKSNYNIPVALYGDRSLEREKLRRLVADGGNTIVGPTVIQFDEISRERVLRSVNKANLNSVASLGRAYRNLRMRMGHIPTLANFAQLAEVSPRLVFENSNFGCYHSLLERYEKDYTIRFAPEQVIYLRFVSEKLADGKRAAELLVLRELMRGDATLPECVEILRAFDRVCGQDVCAAETYEREARSSVRILSLEFFNASTRSKLKPACEPLYGDFIGRSPGFVAALEDREFVRQLNDVIEYGLGLYKSEYSVGHDQDQRLCRGKRYSRADACRLLCWDNDEHGTINGYSFKTNDWPIFVTYRKSDEVSDSVKYEDEFESRSRFIWFSQSNRSLKSKDYQKLSSFDASVQRIHLFVKKDDSEGQDHYYLGTLSFSADDITEEQKPDSSGKVAPILRISFTLDHAVDKDTYRYLTS; encoded by the coding sequence ATGAGCGCCACGCCGGAGCGAAACGACAACGTTGACGTATTCGCCCTGTTCAACCATGTCGTGCCGTTTGAGATTCGCCTCAACGACGCCATCGGGAACCATCTCGTGACGCCGTTTCACTATTTTGGCGTGACAACGGGTGACGAGACGGGCGACAACGTAGCCGCTGATCCCAACGCGCTCGCCGAGAGGATTGCCGAACAGTCCGACAAGTATGGGTTCTCGGGTCCTCGTCTTAAGTGCCTCGTGTTTTGCTCGCGCATCGACGAGGCCCAAGCGGTTGCCGAGCGGCTTTGTGCCCTTGGGCGCAAGGCGCTCTGCCTGTCGGGTGCGTCCACTGATGAGGAGCGCGAGCGCGCCATCAGTCGCCTTGAGCGGGACGAGGACAGCGACGATGCGCTTGAGTTCATCGTTACCGTTGACATCTTCAATGAGGGCGTGGACATTCCCACGGTGAACCAGGTCATTCTCGCGCGCCCGACGGATTCCGCGATCGTCTTTGTGCAGCAGCTCGGACGCGGCCTGCGCATTGACGAACAAAAGGAGTTCGTGACGGTCATCGACTTCGTGGGCAACTACAAGTCGAACTACAACATCCCCGTGGCTCTGTACGGAGATCGCTCGCTTGAGCGCGAGAAGCTTCGCCGACTTGTCGCCGATGGCGGCAACACCATCGTGGGACCCACGGTCATTCAATTTGATGAGATCTCGCGCGAGCGCGTGCTGAGAAGCGTCAACAAGGCTAATCTCAACTCGGTTGCTTCTCTTGGCCGTGCCTATCGTAACCTGCGCATGAGGATGGGCCACATCCCGACGCTTGCCAACTTTGCCCAGCTAGCCGAGGTGTCTCCCAGGCTTGTCTTTGAGAACAGCAACTTTGGTTGCTATCACTCGCTTCTTGAGCGTTACGAGAAGGACTATACGATTCGATTCGCGCCGGAACAGGTCATATACCTGCGATTTGTTTCCGAGAAGCTTGCGGATGGAAAGCGTGCTGCAGAGCTTCTCGTACTTCGGGAGCTCATGCGGGGAGACGCTACGCTCCCAGAATGTGTTGAGATCCTTCGAGCCTTTGACAGGGTTTGCGGTCAGGACGTCTGCGCCGCCGAGACATACGAGCGCGAGGCGAGGAGTTCCGTTCGGATTCTTTCGCTCGAGTTCTTCAATGCCTCTACGCGCAGCAAACTTAAGCCTGCCTGTGAACCGCTCTATGGCGATTTCATCGGGCGCTCGCCTGGATTTGTTGCTGCCCTTGAAGACCGTGAGTTCGTCCGTCAGCTCAACGACGTAATCGAGTATGGGCTTGGCCTGTACAAGTCAGAGTATTCCGTGGGCCATGACCAAGACCAGCGACTTTGTCGAGGCAAGCGTTACTCGCGAGCCGATGCCTGCCGCTTGTTGTGCTGGGACAATGACGAGCACGGGACTATCAATGGCTACTCGTTCAAGACAAACGATTGGCCCATCTTCGTTACCTATCGGAAGTCTGACGAAGTCTCGGATAGCGTGAAGTATGAGGATGAGTTTGAGTCGCGTTCTCGCTTCATCTGGTTCTCGCAGAGCAACAGAAGCCTCAAGAGCAAGGACTATCAGAAGCTGAGCTCATTTGATGCGTCTGTGCAGCGGATTCATCTCTTCGTTAAGAAGGACGATTCCGAGGGCCAGGACCATTACTATCTGGGCACGCTCTCGTTCTCCGCCGATGACATCACCGAGGAGCAAAAGCCGGATTCCAGCGGTAAGGTGGCTCCCATACTTCGCATCTCGTTCACGCTCGATCACGCCGTGGATAAGGACACCTATCGATATCTGACAAGCTAG